In Leptospirillum ferriphilum, the following proteins share a genomic window:
- the def gene encoding peptide deformylase, which translates to MKPSGILSYGDPRLLVKSTEVTRIDQEISDLVRGMFELLYRVPGIGIAAPQVGCNMRFFVFDMNRRADPGSRTPVTIINPVISAKEGSITQEEGCLSFPGIFVPVERALRIEIKGVDMEGKDLVLEGEGLFARLIQHEMDHLEGVLLSEHMTRWDKLRLQKEIRAIEKIGRKGQHVF; encoded by the coding sequence TTGAAACCCTCCGGAATTTTGTCCTATGGCGATCCGCGACTTTTGGTCAAATCCACGGAAGTGACCCGGATTGATCAGGAGATATCCGATCTCGTCCGAGGAATGTTTGAACTTCTCTACAGAGTGCCAGGAATTGGAATTGCTGCTCCTCAGGTTGGGTGCAACATGCGGTTTTTTGTTTTCGATATGAACAGGAGAGCCGATCCGGGAAGCCGAACTCCCGTTACCATTATCAATCCTGTGATTTCCGCAAAAGAAGGTTCCATCACTCAAGAAGAGGGGTGCCTCAGTTTTCCGGGAATATTTGTTCCGGTGGAAAGAGCACTCCGGATCGAAATCAAAGGCGTCGACATGGAAGGAAAAGATTTGGTGCTGGAAGGGGAAGGGCTCTTTGCCCGTCTGATCCAGCACGAAATGGACCATTTGGAAGGGGTGCTGTTATCCGAACACATGACCCGATGGGACAAGCTGCGTCTGCAGAAAGAAATACGGGCGATCGAAAAAATCGGAAGAAAGGGCCAACATGTCTTTTGA
- a CDS encoding zinc metalloprotease HtpX — protein MINSLKSVLFLGALTGVLLFLGKHWGGDTGMILALGFSLLMNVGSYWFSDRIVLSMYRAQEVTPDMLGQPRLREIHDILVALARRGGIPVPKFYIIEDPSPNAFATGRNPEHAAVAVTTGILDLLTPEELSGVLGHELTHVIHRDTLISTIAASIAGAVTMIANMAQWASIFGGREREEREGGGLGDIAMIFLAPVASFLIQMAISRSREFMADEGGAKLCGNPLFLARALAKLERGVDQEPMNANPSTAHMFILEPFKGGGLMALFSTHPQTEERIRRLEKMVPSASTPVRHAF, from the coding sequence ATGATCAATTCCTTGAAGTCTGTTTTATTTCTCGGTGCACTGACAGGAGTTCTCCTTTTTCTTGGAAAACACTGGGGTGGGGATACAGGAATGATCCTGGCCCTGGGCTTTTCTCTCCTCATGAACGTCGGGTCCTACTGGTTTAGTGACCGGATTGTCCTGTCCATGTACCGGGCACAAGAAGTCACTCCGGACATGCTCGGACAACCTCGGTTGAGAGAGATTCATGACATACTCGTTGCTCTTGCGCGAAGAGGGGGGATTCCTGTTCCGAAGTTTTACATCATTGAGGATCCCTCTCCGAATGCCTTTGCGACCGGAAGGAATCCGGAGCACGCAGCGGTTGCTGTGACGACAGGCATCCTGGACCTTTTGACTCCGGAAGAACTGTCCGGGGTCCTGGGACATGAACTGACGCATGTGATCCACAGAGATACTCTGATTTCGACAATTGCTGCATCCATTGCCGGTGCGGTGACAATGATTGCCAATATGGCCCAGTGGGCTTCTATTTTCGGTGGACGTGAGAGGGAAGAGCGGGAAGGGGGAGGCTTGGGAGATATAGCCATGATTTTTCTGGCGCCGGTCGCCAGTTTCCTGATCCAGATGGCCATCTCCCGTTCCCGGGAGTTTATGGCGGATGAAGGAGGAGCAAAGTTGTGTGGCAACCCTCTTTTTCTTGCCCGGGCGTTGGCAAAGCTCGAACGTGGTGTTGATCAGGAACCCATGAATGCCAATCCCTCAACTGCCCACATGTTTATCCTGGAACCCTTCAAGGGTGGAGGCCTCATGGCATTGTTTTCCACACATCCCCAGACGGAAGAAAGAATCCGGAGACTTGAAAAAATGGTTCCATCTGCTTCGACTCCCGTGAGGCACGCGTTTTGA
- the fmt gene encoding methionyl-tRNA formyltransferase, which produces MSFDPEKIRVVFMGTPQIAVPFLEALVEKNYPVVGVFTQPDKPAGRGYTLHSSPVRRSAESRGIPVMTPGSLKHEDDWRILREWSPDVIVVVAYGKILPKEMLQLPRFGCLNVHASLLPELRGASPIQWAILKGLAVSGLTLMKMDEGMDTGPVLDQCQIAIEPDETSLTLMEKMMDQGPPFLLKTLPEYLLGKIQPVAQSGDATLAPLIRKNMGKLDFSQTAEQVDRHVRAMNPWPGTFCDSPLGILKFLSGSIWEDNSGKVGTPGMIWEGPKQEILVRCGSGVYCVREIQKAGGKAMSAREFLKGHQSLPGMVLNKL; this is translated from the coding sequence ATGTCTTTTGACCCTGAAAAGATTCGTGTGGTGTTCATGGGTACACCGCAAATTGCGGTTCCGTTTTTGGAGGCTCTGGTGGAGAAGAATTATCCTGTCGTCGGTGTGTTCACCCAGCCGGACAAGCCTGCAGGACGGGGATACACATTGCACTCTTCTCCTGTCAGGAGGTCGGCAGAGAGTCGTGGAATTCCGGTAATGACCCCCGGTTCTCTCAAACATGAAGACGACTGGAGAATACTTCGGGAATGGTCTCCGGATGTCATTGTTGTTGTCGCTTATGGTAAGATTCTTCCGAAGGAGATGCTCCAACTCCCCCGTTTCGGTTGCCTGAACGTTCATGCCTCCCTCTTGCCGGAACTGCGCGGTGCCTCTCCTATTCAGTGGGCCATCCTGAAAGGACTGGCTGTATCGGGACTGACGTTGATGAAGATGGATGAAGGAATGGATACAGGTCCTGTCCTGGACCAATGTCAGATCGCGATCGAACCGGATGAAACATCGCTTACCCTCATGGAAAAAATGATGGACCAAGGTCCGCCCTTCCTTTTGAAGACACTTCCAGAGTATCTTCTGGGAAAAATCCAGCCAGTTGCCCAGAGCGGAGACGCGACACTGGCCCCTCTCATTCGTAAAAATATGGGAAAGCTTGATTTTTCACAAACCGCAGAACAGGTTGACCGTCATGTCCGGGCTATGAATCCCTGGCCGGGGACATTTTGTGACTCTCCATTGGGAATCCTTAAATTTCTCTCCGGTTCGATATGGGAGGATAATTCAGGGAAGGTTGGGACCCCCGGGATGATTTGGGAGGGTCCCAAACAGGAGATCCTTGTCCGGTGTGGTTCCGGGGTTTATTGTGTGCGGGAAATCCAGAAGGCCGGGGGAAAAGCAATGTCCGCGCGCGAGTTTTTGAAGGGACATCAATCTCTTCCGGGGATGGTCCTGAATAAATTGTAA
- the rpe gene encoding ribulose-phosphate 3-epimerase has translation MIAPSLLAGDFARLGEEVKQISESGADLIHLDIMDGDFVPNLTFGPGVIEAIRPFSNIPLEAHLMVWHPDTYLEELKQAGVDRVIVHQESDVHLNRLLHKIRQMGFSPGVALNPSTPANLLEDVLDLVDLVLVMTVNPGFGGQAFLSSMREKIARVAMMREKRSGLSFRIEVDGGISPVTAQEVVGAGADTLVAGTAIFRTPPYKDAVNRLRMAALGKKPS, from the coding sequence TTGATCGCTCCGTCCCTCCTGGCAGGAGATTTTGCGCGACTTGGGGAAGAGGTGAAGCAAATTTCCGAATCCGGAGCCGATCTTATTCATCTGGACATTATGGATGGTGACTTTGTTCCGAATCTGACGTTTGGTCCGGGAGTCATAGAAGCAATTCGTCCCTTCTCCAACATTCCCCTTGAAGCCCATCTGATGGTTTGGCATCCGGACACATACCTTGAAGAATTGAAACAGGCCGGAGTGGACAGAGTGATCGTCCATCAGGAATCCGATGTCCATCTCAACCGTCTTCTTCATAAAATTCGACAAATGGGGTTTTCTCCCGGGGTCGCCCTCAATCCCTCCACACCGGCCAACCTTCTGGAAGATGTATTGGATCTGGTCGATCTGGTTCTGGTGATGACTGTCAATCCTGGTTTCGGTGGGCAGGCCTTTTTGTCGTCTATGCGGGAAAAGATAGCAAGAGTCGCGATGATGCGGGAAAAGCGTTCCGGGTTGTCCTTCCGGATTGAGGTCGATGGGGGTATCTCTCCGGTGACTGCGCAGGAAGTGGTGGGTGCAGGGGCCGATACTCTGGTGGCGGGAACGGCAATTTTTCGGACTCCTCCTTACAAGGATGCGGTCAATCGTCTTCGCATGGCTGCTCTGGGAAAGAAACCTTCCTGA
- the mreC gene encoding rod shape-determining protein MreC, producing the protein MTRKRVIIVLSLIGIVLLSLGFYPALFEKIVVRPPLLFVRAILGIFQDSYQTTSTFWGKYAHLMEAEEENKILRQEIVLLSTRLEKAESLLVENERLRALLELKKRTVSKGISCRLLADNPTLGHRTLLVDCGRNQGVHRKDGVMGPQGIVGFVVKVFPDFSQVLWLEDSFFAMEGLLPGSEQKGVLQGMGVGHPLLMKYIPSLTPVQKGQAVVTSGEDGFFPPGEAIGFVKDVQPSPGLLFKKLDVVAAENFSDLSVVYVLTPPRNWNQSSLKWKQETKE; encoded by the coding sequence TTGACAAGAAAAAGGGTAATCATCGTTTTATCCCTGATAGGAATTGTTCTTCTGTCCCTGGGATTTTATCCGGCATTATTTGAAAAAATCGTTGTTCGTCCTCCGCTGTTGTTCGTAAGGGCCATTCTTGGAATTTTCCAGGACAGCTATCAGACGACCTCCACTTTTTGGGGGAAGTATGCTCATTTAATGGAGGCGGAAGAGGAAAACAAGATATTACGACAGGAAATCGTTCTTCTCTCGACCCGTCTTGAAAAAGCGGAGTCCCTGCTGGTGGAAAACGAACGTCTCCGGGCTTTGCTGGAACTGAAAAAACGCACCGTGAGCAAGGGGATTTCCTGTCGTTTGCTGGCGGACAATCCGACTTTGGGTCATCGGACTCTTCTTGTGGATTGCGGGAGAAATCAGGGGGTTCACCGGAAAGATGGCGTCATGGGGCCGCAAGGCATCGTCGGGTTTGTCGTGAAAGTATTTCCGGACTTTTCCCAGGTTCTCTGGCTGGAAGATTCTTTTTTTGCCATGGAGGGTCTTCTTCCGGGAAGTGAACAAAAGGGGGTTCTTCAGGGAATGGGTGTTGGACACCCTTTGCTGATGAAATACATTCCATCACTGACTCCAGTCCAAAAAGGGCAGGCAGTCGTGACAAGCGGAGAGGACGGTTTTTTCCCGCCGGGGGAAGCAATTGGTTTCGTCAAAGACGTCCAGCCATCTCCTGGGCTTCTCTTCAAAAAACTGGATGTCGTGGCAGCAGAAAATTTTTCGGATCTTTCTGTCGTATATGTTCTGACTCCTCCGCGAAACTGGAATCAGTCTTCCCTGAAATGGAAACAGGAAACAAAAGAATGA
- a CDS encoding rod shape-determining protein: protein MSLLASLFGFLSQDLAIDLGTANTLVYVRGKGIVINEPSIVAIDQKTDQILAIGHEAKKMLGRTPGNIVAVRPMRNGVIDNPDVTQQMLSYFINQVHQRSTFVRPRMVVCIPSRISQVEQRAVKDSARLAGAREVYLIEEPLAAAIGAGLPIMEPSGNMVIDIGGGTTDIAVISLGGIVYSESIKVAGDQMDEDIIHYIRKKHNLLIGDAMGERIKMEVGSACSQSEPRSMVIKGRDLVHGLPKTLKVTEEEIREALSDTIARIIQTIQKTLENTPPELSADIIDRGIVLTGGGSMLRGLDMRIRDEIHLPIVTVDNPLTTVVMGTGKTLEELDVLKKVSIRD from the coding sequence TTGTCTTTGCTGGCCAGCTTGTTCGGATTTCTGTCGCAAGATCTTGCGATCGATCTTGGAACGGCCAATACGCTCGTTTATGTAAGGGGCAAGGGGATTGTCATTAATGAACCGTCTATTGTGGCAATCGATCAGAAGACGGATCAGATTCTTGCAATCGGGCATGAAGCCAAAAAAATGCTGGGTCGTACTCCCGGAAACATCGTTGCTGTCCGTCCGATGAGAAACGGAGTGATCGACAATCCGGATGTGACTCAGCAGATGCTTTCCTATTTTATCAATCAAGTTCATCAGAGATCGACTTTTGTTCGTCCCCGAATGGTTGTGTGTATCCCTTCGCGGATTTCCCAGGTCGAACAAAGGGCTGTAAAAGATTCGGCAAGGCTTGCCGGAGCAAGGGAAGTGTATCTGATAGAAGAACCGTTAGCGGCCGCGATAGGTGCCGGTCTTCCCATCATGGAACCTTCTGGCAACATGGTGATCGATATTGGTGGGGGGACAACGGATATTGCGGTGATTTCCCTTGGGGGCATTGTTTACAGTGAGTCCATCAAGGTGGCAGGCGACCAGATGGATGAGGACATCATTCATTATATCCGCAAGAAGCATAACCTTTTGATTGGCGATGCCATGGGTGAACGGATCAAGATGGAGGTTGGATCCGCCTGTTCCCAGAGCGAACCCCGGTCCATGGTGATCAAGGGGAGAGACCTCGTCCATGGGTTGCCGAAAACCCTGAAAGTGACGGAAGAAGAAATCCGGGAAGCGTTGTCTGACACGATCGCGCGCATTATTCAGACTATTCAGAAAACACTTGAAAATACCCCACCGGAATTATCTGCGGATATTATTGACAGGGGAATTGTTCTGACAGGTGGTGGATCAATGCTCAGGGGTCTTGATATGCGGATTCGGGATGAGATCCATTTACCAATCGTCACGGTCGATAATCCTTTGACGACTGTGGTGATGGGGACAGGCAAAACGCTCGAAGAACTGGACGTCCTGAAAAAGGTTTCCATTCGAGATTAG
- a CDS encoding RDD family protein, which produces MRFLEISDRGSFLFDRILSKFVDLLVAVAFEKVGVLLSAPLVGDAGGFAYLLVADGLPGGRSLGKRLTGLLVLRKEEAPCRFFESTVRNLTIGGAFLLSLIPYAGPIFFACIVGLEFLLMVGQRSARRLGDDLAQTRVVVKEERPPVAA; this is translated from the coding sequence ATGAGATTCCTGGAAATTTCAGACAGGGGATCCTTTCTTTTCGACAGGATCTTGTCGAAATTCGTCGACCTGCTGGTGGCAGTGGCTTTTGAAAAAGTGGGTGTTTTATTGAGCGCACCTCTTGTCGGTGACGCGGGCGGGTTTGCGTACCTCCTGGTGGCAGACGGTCTTCCGGGAGGGAGAAGTCTCGGAAAACGTCTGACGGGACTTCTTGTTCTCAGGAAGGAAGAAGCTCCCTGCCGTTTTTTTGAGTCAACAGTCCGGAATCTGACAATTGGAGGAGCGTTTCTCTTGTCCCTGATTCCTTATGCAGGACCCATTTTTTTTGCGTGCATTGTCGGTCTTGAGTTTCTTTTGATGGTGGGGCAAAGATCCGCCAGAAGACTTGGAGACGACCTTGCCCAGACGCGCGTGGTCGTTAAGGAAGAGCGACCACCTGTGGCGGCGTGA
- the mrdA gene encoding penicillin-binding protein 2: MLEYTRVRGVSGFGSSSGLNRRFIPGSGSFFRLASTPRKRLIALLCLLGAGFLVLLVRLFEVQIDQHEKYVKLAQGNILRIIPLPPLRGAILDRNGQILVGNGTNFVVSMIPDEIHNKRRIFSILSRDLSFSPSDLQDAFDRMRDVLPSYIPIPLKAHLTTAQVGRVSMDLYRLPGIIIQTIPQRAYLHGSLASHLLGYVGSLTVGDMKKSYASHLPPGTGIGKTGVEREFDSILQGTPGESRKLVDSQGSVIRKLEPKYPTQGHSIRLTVDYRLQQVAEDALGARRGAVVAIDPNNGDVLVLASHPSFDPNQISSALTAKTWHDLLNNPEHPLTNRAIQGLYPPGSVFKVVTTMAGLKAGVIDPAKPFKCNGIVFLGGWAFHDWKRGGHGTLRLRRAIMQSCDIYFYRAGMALGPDKIAEMAHLFGLGSRSGIDLPSENTGTVPDRNWKMKRMHQPWYPGETLPFAIGQGYLTVTPLQMARLMGVVATQGVLVTPHLYLSSDAPGVFPPENSMRKTSLQNANFSPLREGLWAVVNEPHGTGHPVRMKEMEIAGKTGTAQVISNRIPEGGTVHEKIRPDSWFVGFAPFVNPRIVVAVLVENGGDGGDVAGPVARAVFQEFYRDYLAPVSDASSNGHIYIKEPHT, encoded by the coding sequence GTGCTGGAATATACACGTGTTCGCGGGGTGTCCGGATTTGGTTCGTCTTCCGGTCTGAACAGACGGTTCATTCCCGGAAGTGGGTCCTTTTTCCGGCTTGCATCGACACCAAGAAAGAGACTGATCGCCCTCCTTTGTCTTCTTGGAGCGGGGTTTCTTGTTCTTTTGGTCCGTCTCTTTGAGGTTCAGATCGACCAGCATGAAAAATATGTAAAGCTTGCACAGGGCAACATCCTCCGTATCATTCCCCTTCCGCCCTTGCGCGGAGCCATCCTGGACCGGAACGGTCAAATTCTTGTCGGGAATGGGACCAATTTTGTGGTTTCCATGATTCCGGATGAAATTCACAACAAAAGACGTATATTTTCCATCCTGAGTCGGGATTTATCCTTCTCCCCGTCGGATTTGCAGGACGCTTTCGATCGCATGCGCGATGTCCTTCCGAGTTACATTCCCATCCCCCTGAAAGCTCATTTGACAACTGCTCAGGTCGGAAGAGTCAGTATGGACCTCTACCGGCTTCCGGGGATTATTATCCAGACAATCCCCCAAAGAGCGTATCTTCATGGAAGTCTGGCATCCCATCTTTTGGGGTATGTCGGTTCTCTGACCGTGGGAGATATGAAAAAATCCTATGCAAGCCATCTTCCCCCGGGGACCGGTATTGGAAAAACGGGAGTGGAAAGAGAGTTTGACTCCATTCTTCAGGGAACTCCCGGGGAATCAAGGAAGCTCGTGGATTCTCAGGGAAGTGTTATTCGGAAACTGGAGCCAAAGTATCCGACGCAGGGGCATTCTATAAGGCTGACTGTTGACTATCGGTTGCAGCAAGTTGCAGAAGATGCTCTGGGTGCTCGCCGGGGAGCTGTGGTGGCAATTGATCCCAATAATGGTGACGTCCTTGTACTGGCAAGTCATCCCAGTTTTGATCCCAATCAGATCTCCTCCGCTCTGACAGCAAAAACCTGGCATGATCTTCTGAACAATCCGGAGCATCCCTTGACAAACAGGGCTATTCAGGGTTTATACCCGCCGGGATCTGTCTTCAAAGTTGTGACAACGATGGCCGGTCTCAAGGCAGGAGTCATCGATCCTGCCAAGCCTTTTAAATGTAACGGGATAGTTTTTCTTGGTGGGTGGGCATTTCACGACTGGAAAAGGGGGGGGCACGGAACTCTTCGTTTAAGGCGTGCGATCATGCAGTCATGCGATATTTATTTTTATCGTGCGGGGATGGCTCTTGGTCCAGATAAAATTGCCGAAATGGCACATCTTTTTGGATTGGGTTCCCGGTCCGGGATCGATTTGCCTTCCGAGAACACGGGAACCGTTCCAGACCGGAACTGGAAGATGAAGAGGATGCATCAGCCGTGGTATCCGGGAGAAACGTTGCCGTTTGCCATAGGACAAGGATATCTGACAGTGACTCCTCTCCAGATGGCTCGTCTCATGGGGGTTGTTGCCACACAGGGAGTGCTGGTCACGCCCCATCTTTATCTTTCTTCCGATGCTCCAGGTGTTTTTCCGCCTGAGAACAGTATGCGGAAAACTTCCTTGCAAAATGCCAATTTTTCTCCATTGCGTGAAGGGTTATGGGCAGTTGTGAATGAACCGCATGGGACGGGTCACCCCGTGAGAATGAAAGAGATGGAAATTGCCGGGAAGACGGGAACGGCCCAGGTGATATCCAACAGGATTCCGGAAGGCGGAACCGTTCATGAAAAGATTCGTCCGGACTCCTGGTTCGTCGGCTTTGCTCCTTTTGTCAACCCCAGGATTGTTGTTGCCGTTCTTGTGGAAAATGGCGGGGATGGAGGTGATGTCGCAGGTCCGGTCGCCCGTGCGGTATTTCAGGAATTTTATCGGGACTACCTGGCTCCCGTTTCGGATGCTTCGTCAAACGGACATATATATATAAAGGAGCCGCATACTTGA
- a CDS encoding alpha/beta hydrolase — protein sequence MMEEMTPFDFGPEGGWEQVCAAPFSGTIFLLHGLGADCQDLAGILPYLGLSGEGSFRFLLPNAPIRSIKVNQGMKMRAWYDVSSPRIELNPDWDGMNRSADQLLKWVSREKENGVPLNKIFLAGFSQGGLVCLQAGLRSREEFGGILALSTYDPEPDFIADRWTGKNHQKIFMAHGTRDPVVPYDLGEKSFRGFVRLGWEGEWYSHSEGHTLTLEEIEAIRRWLVSAACT from the coding sequence ATGATGGAAGAGATGACACCTTTTGACTTTGGTCCGGAGGGGGGATGGGAGCAGGTGTGTGCGGCTCCTTTTTCAGGAACGATTTTTCTTTTGCACGGGCTGGGGGCGGATTGCCAGGATCTGGCAGGAATTCTCCCTTATCTGGGTCTGTCAGGAGAAGGGAGTTTCCGATTTCTTCTTCCCAATGCTCCGATCCGGTCGATCAAGGTCAATCAGGGAATGAAGATGAGGGCCTGGTATGACGTTTCTTCTCCCCGGATTGAATTGAACCCGGATTGGGATGGAATGAACCGCTCTGCGGATCAGCTTTTGAAATGGGTCTCCCGGGAAAAAGAGAACGGTGTCCCCCTGAACAAGATTTTTCTTGCGGGTTTTTCCCAGGGTGGACTCGTTTGTTTGCAGGCAGGTCTCAGAAGCAGAGAAGAGTTCGGAGGGATTCTGGCTCTGTCGACATACGATCCGGAACCTGATTTTATAGCTGATCGCTGGACAGGAAAAAACCATCAGAAAATTTTTATGGCCCATGGGACAAGGGATCCCGTGGTGCCTTATGATCTGGGGGAAAAAAGTTTTCGAGGATTCGTGCGTCTGGGATGGGAGGGAGAATGGTATTCCCATTCAGAAGGACATACGTTGACTTTGGAAGAAATTGAGGCAATTCGTCGATGGCTTGTTTCAGCCGCCTGTACCTGA